The following are from one region of the Bacteroidota bacterium genome:
- a CDS encoding D-alanine--D-alanine ligase — MRIGIIFGGFSKEREISFAGGRTVFDNLDKSLFDAVPVFVDSFGNFILLNWEFIYKGSIRDFYPPVEMVPDSPGEFQVYAESLNPGEKVIDEMITVLGEKILPSELKNNFDLAFLCLHGPFGEDGRIQGMFEYLGIPYTGSGVLPSAIGINKVIQKKLMVNAGFNSPQFFSVTKNEWTKDPHSCFARAEKEIGFPLVVKAANQGSSIGVSILREKNQESFANAVERSFFERHLAAAEWKTFSTQEKNDYVRVLADIREGIGMPVQMRTSGNSEIIHHPDVLLERIEKYFEKNDNVIHLVSLDGESEVLIEGFITGKEFSCIVVEDENGKPVALPPTEIRKGKELFDYRSKYLPGLSRKITPIELPDEQIEEIRKECERLFSSLDFDVYARIDGFISPEGKIFLNDPNTTSGMMPSSFFFHQAAEIGLDPSRFLTYIIHTSLRCRMKQEKNSGHAEEMLKQLNEAIDRSKEKQERKIKTAVLLGGYSSERHISVESGRNVYEKLSSSTKYAPLPVFLSGDNNDHELYTIPVNVLLKDNADDIREKIMSWKVHPVVKNIIRRCEWITKKFSSPGALAAPKKISYEELAAMADVVFIALHGRPGEDGAVQEKLDALGIPYNGSGKSSSEITIDKFRTNEILMQNGFLAAAHLLVGEKEWNENKNEVLRRIDEKIKWPFIAKPVDDGCSSAVRRIRNKEELAAFAELIFRKTEEFDASKAELLRVKPKEEFPRKKVFLVEELISKKDAAHFLEVTGGLITKYDDKGELEYEVFEASEALSEGEVLSLEEKFLAGQGQNITPARYDHDPVKRRKISDNVKATLGAAARLLHVQGYARIDAFVRVYADGKSEIIFVEVNSLPGMTPATCIFHQAAIQRYKPYDFIDRILDFAFARKQRQVKKTA, encoded by the coding sequence ATCCGTATTGGTATCATTTTCGGTGGTTTTTCAAAAGAGCGGGAGATCTCATTTGCAGGTGGAAGAACCGTCTTTGATAATCTCGACAAATCGCTTTTCGATGCTGTTCCTGTTTTTGTGGATAGTTTCGGAAATTTCATCCTGCTCAATTGGGAATTCATTTACAAAGGAAGCATCCGCGATTTTTATCCTCCTGTTGAAATGGTGCCGGATTCTCCCGGCGAATTCCAGGTCTATGCCGAAAGTTTGAATCCCGGTGAGAAAGTGATCGATGAAATGATAACGGTGCTCGGGGAAAAAATTCTTCCTTCTGAACTGAAAAATAATTTCGACCTCGCATTTCTCTGCCTTCACGGGCCTTTCGGGGAGGATGGCCGCATCCAGGGAATGTTTGAATATCTCGGCATTCCATATACCGGGAGTGGCGTTCTTCCTTCGGCAATCGGCATCAATAAAGTGATCCAGAAAAAACTGATGGTGAATGCCGGATTTAATTCTCCGCAGTTTTTTTCCGTTACGAAAAATGAATGGACCAAGGATCCTCATTCTTGTTTTGCACGTGCTGAAAAAGAGATCGGCTTTCCTTTAGTGGTGAAAGCTGCGAACCAGGGTTCATCCATCGGGGTGAGTATTCTCAGGGAAAAAAATCAAGAGTCGTTTGCCAATGCGGTGGAAAGAAGTTTTTTTGAGAGACACCTCGCTGCTGCTGAATGGAAAACTTTCTCAACACAGGAAAAAAATGATTACGTGCGCGTGCTTGCCGATATACGCGAAGGCATAGGCATGCCCGTGCAGATGCGCACGAGTGGAAATTCTGAAATTATTCACCACCCTGATGTTCTTCTCGAAAGGATTGAAAAATATTTTGAAAAAAATGATAATGTAATCCACCTGGTTTCGCTGGATGGTGAATCGGAAGTGCTGATCGAAGGATTCATCACCGGGAAAGAATTTTCCTGTATCGTGGTGGAAGATGAGAATGGAAAACCGGTTGCTCTTCCACCCACAGAGATCCGTAAGGGCAAAGAACTTTTTGATTACCGTTCAAAATATCTTCCGGGGCTTTCACGCAAGATCACGCCGATAGAATTACCCGATGAACAGATCGAAGAGATCCGGAAAGAATGCGAGCGTCTTTTTTCATCACTGGATTTCGATGTGTATGCGCGCATCGATGGATTCATTTCACCGGAAGGAAAAATTTTCCTTAATGATCCGAACACCACTTCGGGAATGATGCCGTCTTCTTTTTTCTTTCACCAGGCCGCTGAGATCGGGTTGGATCCTTCCCGGTTTCTCACGTATATCATTCACACTTCTCTCCGCTGCCGGATGAAGCAGGAAAAGAATTCGGGACACGCTGAAGAAATGCTGAAGCAATTGAATGAGGCGATCGACCGTTCGAAAGAAAAGCAGGAAAGAAAAATAAAAACGGCTGTTCTCCTCGGTGGCTATTCATCCGAGCGCCATATTTCAGTCGAGAGCGGAAGGAATGTGTATGAAAAACTTTCCTCTTCCACCAAGTATGCTCCGCTCCCGGTTTTTCTTTCCGGCGATAATAACGATCATGAACTTTATACTATTCCCGTAAATGTTTTGCTGAAGGATAATGCCGACGACATCAGGGAAAAAATTATGAGTTGGAAAGTTCACCCGGTTGTGAAAAATATTATCCGCCGTTGCGAATGGATCACAAAAAAATTCTCTTCACCCGGTGCGCTTGCTGCTCCTAAGAAAATTTCTTACGAAGAACTTGCCGCAATGGCCGATGTGGTTTTCATTGCGCTGCACGGCCGTCCCGGTGAAGATGGCGCTGTGCAGGAAAAACTTGATGCGCTTGGAATTCCATACAACGGTTCCGGGAAAAGCAGTTCAGAGATCACGATCGATAAATTCCGGACGAATGAGATCCTGATGCAGAATGGATTTCTCGCAGCCGCGCACCTGCTCGTAGGCGAGAAAGAATGGAATGAAAATAAAAACGAAGTTCTCCGCCGTATCGATGAGAAAATAAAATGGCCCTTCATTGCAAAACCTGTCGATGATGGATGCAGCAGCGCAGTGAGAAGGATCAGGAACAAAGAAGAACTGGCGGCCTTTGCAGAATTGATCTTCCGCAAAACAGAGGAATTCGATGCGTCAAAAGCAGAATTGCTCAGGGTAAAACCCAAAGAAGAATTTCCGCGGAAAAAAGTTTTTCTCGTTGAAGAACTCATCAGTAAAAAAGATGCCGCACATTTTCTCGAGGTCACCGGCGGACTGATCACGAAGTATGACGATAAAGGTGAACTGGAGTATGAAGTGTTCGAAGCTTCCGAAGCTTTATCAGAAGGAGAAGTGCTTTCGCTCGAAGAAAAATTTCTTGCCGGGCAGGGACAGAACATCACGCCCGCACGTTATGATCACGATCCTGTGAAACGCAGAAAAATTTCGGATAATGTTAAGGCAACTCTCGGGGCAGCCGCGCGTCTGTTGCATGTACAGGGTTACGCGCGCATTGATGCGTTCGTACGCGTGTACGCCGATGGAAAATCGGAAATAATTTTTGTGGAGGTGAATTCTCTCCCGGGAATGACACCCGCCACGTGCATCTTTCACCAGGCCGCGATCCAGCGTTACAAACCGTATGATTTCATTGACAGAATTCTCGACTTCGCATTCGCCCGCAAGCAACGGCAGGTCAAAAAAACTGCCTGA
- the rdgB gene encoding RdgB/HAM1 family non-canonical purine NTP pyrophosphatase: protein MDLIFATHNDGKIKEIRSLLSGKARVFSLGELNLNEEIDEPFLTLEENAMHKAKEIFRRTGKACFADDTGLEVHSLGGKPGVLSARYAGEAKDPVTNMEKLLLEMKNSKDRSARFRTIIAFTDGKKEMIFEGIVNGKISKEKKGNKGFGYDPVFIPENETRTFAEMEPEEKNKFSHRAKAVRDFIYWLRIIL from the coding sequence ATGGATTTAATATTCGCGACGCACAACGACGGAAAAATAAAAGAGATCCGTTCGCTTCTTTCAGGAAAAGCGCGCGTTTTTTCACTCGGCGAATTGAATCTGAATGAAGAAATTGATGAACCGTTCCTTACGCTTGAGGAAAATGCAATGCACAAGGCGAAAGAAATTTTCCGGCGCACCGGCAAAGCATGTTTCGCCGATGATACCGGGCTTGAGGTTCATTCACTCGGAGGCAAACCGGGAGTGCTTTCGGCGCGTTATGCGGGCGAAGCAAAAGATCCTGTCACCAATATGGAAAAATTACTTTTGGAAATGAAAAACAGCAAAGACCGTTCTGCAAGATTCAGGACCATTATAGCTTTTACCGATGGAAAAAAGGAAATGATCTTCGAGGGAATTGTGAATGGCAAAATTTCAAAAGAAAAAAAAGGAAATAAAGGTTTTGGCTACGATCCTGTTTTTATTCCGGAAAATGAAACGCGCACATTTGCTGAGATGGAACCGGAAGAAAAAAATAAATTCAGCCACAGGGCGAAAGCGGTACGAGATTTCATTTATTGGCTTCGGATAATTTTATGA
- a CDS encoding sulfotransferase — MIVGAQKAGTTSLKHYLGEHPQLQTHPQKEFSYFTDPHEYARGFNKATRKYFIRPETDKLFVAKNALLYSNMGGLERLYRHNPQVKLVFILRHPVERTYSAYLMERNAGSVREPFSLLADLVREPEKNEKDWRYALLVGMSRYTDHLRNIYSIFPKENLVYMLFDEFKNDPSVLCKKCFSMLGVDDSFMPGVNIRYNETKKVSSHTYARILKKLLRNENPLKKMARGVMSDQTAYGVGEMLRNVNRTSRNYPEMDEETRKILIEYFKPYNDRLSQMTGLDLSFWNE, encoded by the coding sequence ATGATCGTTGGCGCCCAAAAAGCAGGGACTACTTCGCTCAAACATTATCTCGGAGAACATCCTCAACTGCAAACGCACCCGCAGAAGGAATTCAGTTATTTCACCGACCCGCATGAATATGCACGCGGTTTCAATAAAGCAACGCGGAAATATTTTATCAGGCCTGAAACAGATAAACTTTTCGTCGCAAAAAATGCGCTGCTCTATAGCAACATGGGCGGACTCGAGCGCCTTTACCGGCACAATCCCCAAGTAAAACTCGTTTTTATTCTCCGCCACCCGGTCGAGCGTACTTACTCTGCATACCTCATGGAGCGGAATGCCGGATCTGTTCGTGAACCATTTTCTCTTCTCGCTGATCTTGTCCGCGAGCCGGAAAAAAATGAAAAGGATTGGAGATATGCATTGCTCGTAGGAATGAGCCGTTACACCGATCATCTCCGGAATATTTATTCCATTTTCCCGAAAGAAAATTTAGTGTACATGCTTTTCGATGAATTCAAAAATGATCCGTCGGTACTTTGCAAAAAATGTTTTTCGATGCTCGGCGTCGATGATTCTTTCATGCCCGGTGTGAACATTCGCTATAACGAAACAAAAAAAGTTTCTTCGCACACGTATGCGCGCATCCTGAAAAAACTTTTACGCAATGAAAATCCGCTGAAAAAAATGGCGAGGGGAGTCATGTCAGACCAGACGGCGTATGGTGTTGGAGAAATGCTCCGCAATGTGAATCGCACCAGCAGAAATTACCCCGAAATGGATGAGGAAACACGAAAAATTCTCATTGAATATTTTAAACCTTACAATGACCGGCTCTCGCAGATGACCGGTCTCGATCTTTCTTTCTGGAATGAGTAA
- a CDS encoding ABC transporter permease: MEYEILPEKKFSPGLEEMSHFRELIYFFTWRDIKVRYKQTVIGFAWTLLQPLLMMLVVTLSFGKLMEGKTYLPYPLSAFCGLLLWNIFSSGVTNAGNSMVTNAHIIRKIYFPRLIIPLSSVLGALFDFMIGIPLLIVMLAWYHFPFHLNTAVIGIPSAILLTVISTFGMGTLLAALNVKYRDFRYIITFMIQILFFMTPVIYPLRFADGHYWLKILLSCNPMTSAIELFRSSFNGMMPDTTMLLISISSSLFILIAAFWYFRKTESYFADLA, translated from the coding sequence ATGGAATACGAAATATTGCCCGAAAAAAAATTCAGTCCCGGACTGGAAGAAATGAGTCATTTCAGGGAACTCATTTATTTTTTTACGTGGAGAGATATCAAAGTCCGTTACAAACAAACGGTCATCGGTTTTGCATGGACACTTTTGCAACCGCTGCTCATGATGCTCGTTGTTACTTTATCATTCGGAAAACTGATGGAAGGGAAAACGTACCTCCCCTACCCGCTTTCTGCTTTCTGCGGATTGCTGCTCTGGAATATTTTTTCTTCCGGTGTCACCAATGCAGGCAATAGCATGGTGACGAATGCACACATCATCCGTAAAATTTATTTTCCGCGCCTCATCATCCCTCTTTCTTCGGTTCTCGGCGCACTTTTCGATTTCATGATCGGAATTCCATTGTTGATCGTGATGCTTGCCTGGTATCATTTTCCGTTTCATCTCAACACTGCTGTCATTGGAATTCCTTCTGCCATTCTTCTCACCGTCATCTCTACTTTCGGAATGGGAACTTTACTCGCTGCGCTGAATGTGAAGTACCGCGACTTCCGCTACATCATCACGTTCATGATCCAGATACTTTTTTTCATGACACCTGTTATCTATCCATTACGTTTCGCCGATGGTCATTACTGGTTGAAAATTCTTTTGTCCTGCAATCCCATGACCAGCGCCATTGAACTTTTCCGTTCTTCTTTCAATGGAATGATGCCCGACACCACAATGCTTCTTATCAGCATCTCCTCTTCCCTTTTTATTCTCATTGCTGCGTTCTGGTATTTCCGTAAAACAGAATCTTATTTCGCCGACCTTGCATGA
- a CDS encoding ATP-binding cassette domain-containing protein, with product MTPILEIKNVSKSFRILHERQPYMSLRDSIASVFSGGSSSKETFWALKNISFDVMEGDSIGIIGKNGAGKSTLLKILSRITPPTSGKIVVRGRVASLLEVGTGFHPELTGRENVFLNGSILGMKRAEIAAKFDEIIAFSGTEKFLDTPLKHYSSGMQLRLAFAVAAFLEPEILIIDEVLAVGDNEFQKRCIGKMEDISRSGRTLLFVSHNIGAVNQLCKSAILIESGMIKTSGKTADVSRAYLDSGMNSGVYEFSGSKPEGMFFRKVQTMKNEKATGEFMHNEAITISAVLSIDKFQRGAWICFALLDKLKFRVCSLIKPLEEFYNSNPVVNVSVEIPASLIAPNHYSLLAAIYFPGGGHTDWIEDICSLTVTDNGTEFSAYTDYGNIIIHNAKWSKV from the coding sequence ATGACGCCTATCCTTGAAATAAAAAATGTTTCAAAATCATTCAGGATCCTGCATGAGCGGCAGCCGTACATGAGCCTGCGCGATTCGATCGCATCTGTATTTTCCGGGGGCAGCAGTTCTAAAGAAACTTTCTGGGCGCTGAAAAATATTTCTTTCGATGTCATGGAAGGCGACTCCATCGGCATCATCGGAAAAAACGGCGCAGGAAAATCTACTTTGCTTAAAATTCTTTCGAGGATCACACCGCCTACTTCCGGAAAGATCGTCGTGCGCGGGCGCGTTGCAAGTTTACTCGAAGTGGGAACAGGATTTCATCCTGAACTTACCGGCAGAGAAAATGTTTTTCTCAATGGTTCCATTCTCGGGATGAAACGTGCAGAGATCGCTGCAAAATTCGACGAGATCATTGCATTTTCGGGAACAGAAAAATTTCTCGACACGCCGCTGAAACATTACAGCAGCGGAATGCAATTACGGCTTGCTTTTGCAGTTGCTGCATTTCTCGAACCGGAAATTCTCATCATCGATGAAGTGCTCGCCGTTGGCGATAATGAATTTCAGAAACGTTGCATAGGGAAAATGGAAGATATCAGTCGCAGCGGCAGAACACTTCTTTTTGTGAGCCATAACATCGGTGCCGTAAATCAACTCTGCAAATCGGCTATTCTTATCGAATCGGGAATGATAAAAACGTCAGGAAAAACTGCCGACGTATCGCGCGCTTATCTTGATAGCGGAATGAATTCCGGTGTTTATGAATTCAGCGGGAGCAAACCGGAAGGAATGTTTTTCAGGAAAGTGCAAACGATGAAAAATGAAAAAGCCACAGGAGAATTCATGCACAATGAAGCGATCACTATTTCTGCTGTTCTTTCCATTGATAAATTTCAAAGAGGTGCGTGGATCTGTTTTGCATTGCTCGACAAATTAAAATTCCGCGTTTGCTCGCTCATCAAACCACTCGAAGAATTTTACAATAGCAACCCGGTTGTGAATGTAAGCGTGGAGATTCCCGCGAGTCTCATCGCGCCGAATCATTATTCATTGCTCGCAGCAATTTATTTTCCCGGAGGAGGACACACCGATTGGATAGAAGATATCTGTTCGCTTACCGTAACTGACAACGGAACTGAATTTTCTGCTTACACTGATTACGGAAACATCATCATACACAACGCAAAATGGTCAAAGGTGTGA
- a CDS encoding class I SAM-dependent methyltransferase, translating to MVKGVIRYFEDSSRKKRFTRIYETVRAHTMVPEQEFMDNLFLAEQYGKEKGAVAECGVWKGGMTAAMAMLLGNERDYFLFDSFEGLPPAKDIDGEKAKAWQADKSSPFYFDNCKANEKEAIEAMKLSGAKNFKTIPGFFSDTLPHFKTKEPLRILRLDGDWYDSTMDCLKFLYPLVAENGLILIDDYYLWDGCRRAVHDYFSKENISARIRQFNNGNVHFILKEK from the coding sequence ATGGTCAAAGGTGTGATCCGTTATTTCGAAGATTCCTCGAGGAAGAAACGCTTCACGCGCATCTACGAAACCGTGCGCGCACATACGATGGTGCCTGAGCAGGAATTCATGGATAATCTTTTTCTTGCCGAACAATACGGAAAAGAAAAAGGTGCGGTCGCCGAATGCGGCGTGTGGAAAGGCGGAATGACTGCGGCAATGGCGATGCTGCTCGGGAATGAGCGTGACTATTTTCTGTTCGATAGTTTTGAAGGACTTCCTCCGGCAAAAGATATTGACGGTGAAAAAGCAAAAGCATGGCAGGCCGATAAATCTTCTCCTTTCTATTTCGACAATTGCAAAGCGAATGAGAAAGAAGCGATAGAAGCCATGAAATTATCAGGAGCAAAAAATTTTAAAACCATTCCCGGATTTTTTTCAGATACTTTGCCGCATTTCAAAACAAAAGAACCGCTCAGAATTCTTCGCCTCGATGGAGACTGGTACGATTCCACCATGGATTGCCTGAAATTTCTTTACCCGCTCGTTGCTGAAAACGGATTGATCCTTATTGACGATTATTACCTGTGGGATGGATGCCGGCGCGCCGTTCACGATTATTTTTCCAAAGAAAATATTTCTGCGCGCATACGCCAATTCAACAACGGAAATGTTCATTTCATCCTGAAAGAAAAATGA
- a CDS encoding class I SAM-dependent methyltransferase — translation MSNVLSPLTGKPSTLVAQFPAEEVISLYKKELGVDVSRFFRNDPLVSIYECVDSGYKFYFPFSFFGDENFYAELEKQEGYYPQWKWENESALKFISEGDHLLDVGCGGGAFIHQLLSKKKITAIGIDTNSKAIAAANAMHENTFIVSDIGTLPAKHKNSFDVITCFQVLEHIWEPLSFLEQLLSFLKKKGTLIIAVPNNHPYLYEHDMMHTLNLPPHHAGLWNEHSLGFLQKLFPLEKISSEIQPIGEQLNYYEMVQLAHLEKKSPVFRSAIGKKIATPIYGKFIRAGKKKIKGHSIVIAFRKTT, via the coding sequence ATGAGCAACGTCCTCTCCCCTCTTACCGGAAAACCGAGCACGCTCGTCGCACAATTCCCTGCTGAGGAAGTCATTTCGCTTTACAAAAAAGAATTAGGTGTTGACGTTTCCCGTTTTTTCAGAAATGATCCGCTTGTTTCCATTTACGAATGTGTTGACTCCGGTTATAAATTTTATTTTCCTTTTTCATTTTTCGGGGATGAAAATTTTTACGCCGAACTGGAAAAACAGGAAGGTTATTATCCGCAATGGAAATGGGAGAATGAAAGTGCGCTGAAATTCATCAGCGAGGGCGATCATCTTCTCGATGTAGGTTGCGGCGGAGGTGCATTCATACATCAACTGCTTTCTAAAAAAAAGATCACGGCAATCGGCATCGACACCAATTCCAAAGCCATTGCGGCGGCGAATGCCATGCATGAAAATACTTTCATCGTGAGTGATATCGGAACTTTACCGGCTAAACATAAAAATTCATTCGATGTCATTACGTGTTTCCAGGTGCTTGAACACATCTGGGAACCACTTTCTTTTCTCGAACAACTACTTTCCTTTCTTAAAAAAAAAGGAACACTCATCATTGCTGTTCCCAACAATCATCCCTACCTGTACGAACATGATATGATGCATACGCTCAATCTTCCTCCTCACCACGCCGGACTCTGGAATGAACATTCGCTCGGATTTCTTCAGAAATTATTTCCGCTCGAAAAGATTTCATCAGAGATACAGCCCATCGGGGAACAATTGAATTATTACGAGATGGTTCAACTTGCACACCTGGAGAAAAAAAGCCCTGTCTTCAGGAGCGCGATCGGAAAAAAAATTGCCACACCCATCTACGGAAAATTTATCCGCGCAGGAAAGAAAAAAATAAAAGGCCACAGCATAGTGATCGCATTCAGAAAAACAACATGA
- a CDS encoding class I SAM-dependent methyltransferase, which translates to MNTEEEFINVPLDKGHIHLYLVRNAIYNALKNDLAEMHGDLLDIGCGYSPYKKLFLSNPSLKKYTGLDLEDHRSYNNKPDLTWDGKKIPLADGSVHTVILTEVLEHSPAPIELLKEADRVLSAGGKIFITVPFFWMLHEVPYDEFRYTPFSLGRIVDEAGFSVLKMKALGGWNASLVQLFANWVYYSDEKLSKRQWALRLLWPFLKKLIRRDKIPVEFKSGQMITGIYCLAEKK; encoded by the coding sequence ATGAACACCGAAGAAGAATTCATCAATGTACCACTCGATAAAGGCCATATTCACCTTTACCTCGTGCGTAATGCGATCTATAACGCGCTGAAGAATGATCTTGCTGAAATGCATGGCGACTTGCTCGACATCGGTTGCGGTTATTCTCCTTACAAAAAACTTTTTCTTTCCAATCCTTCTCTAAAAAAATATACCGGGCTCGATCTCGAAGATCATCGCTCTTACAATAACAAACCGGATCTCACCTGGGATGGAAAAAAAATTCCTCTTGCTGATGGAAGTGTTCACACCGTCATTCTCACAGAAGTGCTTGAACATTCTCCTGCACCAATTGAACTTTTAAAGGAAGCAGATCGTGTACTCTCAGCCGGCGGAAAAATTTTCATCACCGTTCCGTTCTTCTGGATGCTGCACGAAGTTCCTTATGACGAATTCCGTTACACGCCGTTTTCATTGGGTAGAATAGTGGATGAAGCCGGATTTTCCGTTTTGAAAATGAAAGCGCTCGGCGGATGGAATGCAAGTCTCGTGCAGCTATTTGCCAATTGGGTATATTACAGTGATGAAAAACTAAGTAAACGGCAATGGGCGCTTCGTCTCCTCTGGCCATTTCTCAAAAAATTGATCCGTCGCGATAAAATTCCCGTAGAATTCAAAAGCGGACAAATGATCACAGGAATTTATTGCCTTGCAGAAAAAAAATGA
- a CDS encoding glycosyltransferase family 4 protein, with product MSRTENKSSEKKRILFFTPYSGRTGSEMMLYAVLRNLDKTLFDVQLISLRDGELASDKKNDFDIISLHETSLAARTENYIRRKITGITNLEKKVMEVHRTFRPHAWYLNTIVMPEVASIATKHKIPFVLHFHELQSQFNLIFDHDLEMQATKSLFNIGCAKVVCGVIEKLTGRKAELLYECVDLSSVKVKKETGKRFLSENNIPAGNKIVIMSGQRSEIKGFDIFIRVAEKLRAKKFHFLWLGASKNTGFNLYWEKIASGMKNVTLAHPSPSDYYSILDLADLFFLSSHSDPFPLVMTEAAFLGKPIIALDSGGASEFCTPGTGKIISSWNTDDIANEIGNYIGSQQDTSLSVSRAKEFEAALQAKKLEEILIRHLS from the coding sequence ATGAGCCGCACTGAAAATAAATCAAGTGAAAAAAAACGCATTCTTTTTTTCACGCCGTATTCCGGGAGAACCGGATCGGAGATGATGCTGTATGCTGTTCTGCGGAATCTCGACAAAACACTTTTTGATGTGCAGCTCATTTCACTGCGCGACGGGGAACTTGCTTCCGATAAAAAAAATGATTTCGATATTATTTCTCTTCACGAAACTTCGCTGGCGGCAAGAACGGAAAATTATATCCGCAGGAAAATTACCGGCATTACCAATCTGGAAAAAAAAGTAATGGAAGTGCATCGCACTTTCCGACCGCATGCGTGGTACCTGAATACGATCGTCATGCCTGAAGTGGCATCCATTGCCACCAAGCATAAGATTCCATTTGTACTTCATTTTCACGAATTGCAATCGCAGTTCAATCTTATTTTCGATCACGACCTGGAAATGCAGGCAACCAAAAGTCTTTTCAATATCGGTTGTGCGAAAGTGGTGTGTGGTGTCATAGAAAAATTAACCGGAAGAAAAGCAGAATTACTTTATGAATGCGTTGATCTTTCTTCCGTGAAAGTGAAGAAAGAAACCGGGAAACGTTTTCTCTCCGAAAACAATATTCCCGCCGGGAACAAGATCGTTATCATGAGCGGGCAGCGATCAGAAATAAAGGGATTCGATATTTTTATTCGCGTTGCAGAAAAACTCCGCGCGAAAAAATTTCATTTCCTCTGGCTGGGCGCTTCGAAGAACACGGGGTTCAATCTCTATTGGGAAAAGATCGCTTCCGGAATGAAAAATGTAACGCTCGCTCATCCTTCTCCTTCCGATTATTATTCGATTCTCGATCTCGCCGATCTTTTTTTCCTGAGTTCGCATTCTGATCCTTTTCCACTCGTAATGACCGAAGCTGCATTTCTCGGCAAACCAATCATTGCTCTTGATTCGGGCGGTGCTTCCGAATTCTGCACTCCCGGAACAGGAAAAATAATTTCATCGTGGAATACAGATGATATTGCCAATGAAATCGGAAATTACATCGGTTCGCAGCAAGATACTTCGCTTTCTGTTTCCCGCGCGAAAGAATTCGAAGCAGCGTTGCAGGCAAAAAAGCTGGAAGAAATTCTCATTCGCCATTTATCCTGA
- a CDS encoding glycosyltransferase family 2 protein: protein MSSPKVSVIIVNYNTYTLTRACIASVIRFTKEISFEIILVDNGSTEKKEGEFLKEFPGVIYLHSEKNSGFASGNNIGIAKANGEIILLLNSDTELKEDSISYCYKKLNEEEQTAVLTCMLIFPNGEIQHQCQRFPSLFREFLLATRLIRCFWRASRGKYFLGVWFDHLSPRSVDSVWGTFFMFRKKELDIFSNKKLPETYFMYEEDVEWCYAFRKRGKNIFYDPGTKVVHHMGGSVMEDKMQKMFVNEKDFIIRNHGKFYWKCWKFFRLLNYRISKRNNPLYEGLYEVLRKIV, encoded by the coding sequence ATGTCCTCGCCTAAGGTATCGGTCATTATCGTCAACTACAACACGTACACACTCACGCGCGCGTGCATCGCATCCGTGATCCGTTTTACCAAAGAAATTTCTTTCGAGATCATTCTTGTGGACAATGGATCGACTGAAAAAAAAGAAGGTGAATTTCTCAAAGAATTTCCCGGCGTTATTTATTTACATTCCGAAAAAAATTCCGGTTTTGCATCAGGAAATAATATCGGCATTGCAAAAGCCAATGGAGAAATTATTCTTTTACTCAACAGCGATACGGAACTGAAAGAAGATTCGATCAGTTATTGTTACAAAAAATTAAACGAGGAGGAACAAACGGCCGTACTCACGTGCATGCTCATTTTTCCCAATGGAGAGATCCAGCACCAGTGCCAGCGTTTCCCTTCTCTGTTCCGTGAATTCCTGCTCGCGACAAGATTGATCCGTTGCTTTTGGCGCGCATCACGCGGAAAATATTTTCTCGGTGTATGGTTCGATCATCTATCCCCGCGTTCCGTGGATTCCGTGTGGGGAACTTTTTTTATGTTCCGGAAAAAAGAACTGGATATCTTCTCAAATAAAAAACTTCCGGAAACTTATTTCATGTATGAAGAAGATGTAGAATGGTGTTATGCGTTCCGTAAAAGAGGAAAAAATATTTTTTATGATCCCGGAACAAAAGTCGTTCATCACATGGGCGGATCGGTGATGGAAGATAAAATGCAGAAGATGTTTGTGAATGAAAAAGATTTTATCATTCGTAATCATGGAAAATTTTACTGGAAGTGCTGGAAATTTTTCCGCCTGCTTAATTACAGGATATCGAAGAGGAATAACCCGTTGTATGAGGGGCTGTATGAGGTTTTGAGAAAAATAGTGTGA